CTGCTGGGTGAGGGGCGTGTGTAAAGGAGGTactcttagattttttttccttcttctagtTTACCTGCATGATCAGACTTAAGAATGAAGGCTGATACTAAGGTTTATGAAAAATGTACCTGAGGGAAATAAGTCTGCAAGAACAAGAGTTAGGGAAGACAATGTAGAGAAGGGGACAATTTGTAAGAAAAATTAGTAGGTTTCAGCAGGGAGGGAGGATGGTGGCAGAAATATGCAAGAGGGTGGTGGGCTTGCAAAGATCAGtctggggtgaggaggggaggtgCGGCCTGTGATGACTCAGCCCAGGCCACCCCCTCATTTCCCTAAGGCAGACAAAGTAGTCAGAAATTTTGCTAGGATCCTTTTGACCAGTACTCATTCTTAAAAGTATGAACTTTCTAAAAGGTGCTAAAGACtacattttcttaaaacatttttctttttccagttgggAGTTAAATGtccataacataaaatttactattttaaacattttaaagtgtacagttttgtggcattaagtacattcatatccGTGTGCTTGTACTCTTTATTCTTAAAAGGAAAGTAGAATCAAGTACAGTTTTAAATCACCACTGAGATGTTTTTAAAGGCTGTTAACTTTTATAACTAGGTATCCTAGTTTTCTCTCTGTATTCCAAATGCTTACCTAATGCTTGAATCCTTTGTTTACCACCATGTGGACACTTCCATAGTAGGTATGACTCTCCAAATATTTGGAGACGTCCTCTCTCAGCAGGTTATCTCTGATCTGTGTTAAATATACCCTTCCTCTTAACTGTTGCTTACCTAACATGTGATAGGAAAAGAAGCAATTTACTACTCTTTCATTTTTTGgagtttttatttatcttcagaTTCTCCTGTGCACGTCACCTGCAGCCAGCGCAGTCAGAGCTTGCCAATCTTGAAGAACGCCCCCCCTGGCATATTCCCTAAATGTTTTTCTGGCAACATGCCCATCAACAGCAAGAAGCACATACCACGAGATTACTACAGTACTTTTCTACAGACAGGtagatttattaaatttatacagCTGTTCCACTGCTTGGTGAATGTTTTCCTGAGTAATTAAAATTCTGAAACTAAAGGGCACTTTGGGACTATTGAGACTTAATTCTCTTATTATTTACAATTACGTAGTCAGCTTGGGTGCATCTTTTTTCCCTGGACTATAGGGTAAATACTTGTGTTTTCTTCGTAACTGGTGGAGACATTGCTTGCATTCTTTTTTGCACCAGATACTTCACTTTGGGGACTTTCCCCAAATTATATCAAAGTATGATAGTTCTGGAAGATGTTATCAGGTATACCATGAAAGAGGAGTTCTGTGGTTAAATAAGTTTGTGGAATTAAGCACACAGTCAGACCGTACTACAAAGGACTTCATGACTTGACTATGCTTatgaaaatctatttaaaatgagGATATGTTAAAGTGAGGCAGCCTACTTGAGCATACAACACTTTCTCAAGGTGTACATAATTAACGTCTTGAGGGTATCAGTACCTGGCTAGaacatttttgtatttgttataaaTAAATAGTATGTTTGAGTATTTAGTAAAGGATTAGGTGCTCCAGTTAATTGTTGCTTGGTATGTGCCCATCAAATCACATTTAACTTGTATCTTTGTTGGTTTATGTTCTGCTGGGCTACCTCATAGTTCAGTACACATGGGTTATTTCCAAGGAATTGGGTCTATACATTTCTTCAGTGTTTACTTTCTCCTAAATATATTGCATGTCTTAACCAACATTTTATGAGAATAACTCTTATACATATCCCCCCCACAGATGATCAATTTTCTCAGCCTATCAAATTTCCCATCAATGGCATCTCCGAAGTGAAAATTAcctcaggagacagtgaaaattTCCCATCAAGTTCTAAAAAGGCTGAGGAGTGGCCTGACTGGAGTGAGCCTGAGGAGCCTGAGAACAAAACTGTCAACGCAGAGGTTTGTCCTGCAGATCCCCACGCAGCGGCCCAGTCCCCGCTCACTAACCTGAATGCAGAGGAAGAGCCTTGGGATGACTTTGAGCCCGGCAGCTTAGATACTGAAGTAAATCTGGAAGGTGGAATGATGCCCACAAGACCTGTTACCTCAGGGGAGCAAAAGGCCACTCCTGCTTTGCCTTCAAAATCAAGCCTACCCCCAAAGACCAGTCTTGCACAAAGCAGGGATGACCCAGACCAAACCAAGCCACCGAAAGTGTTGTCACAAGAAAGGCGCCTTAAAGTTCCATCAGAACTGGGTTTAGGAGAGGAGTTTACCATTCAGGTAAAAAAGAAGCCAGTGAAAGACCCAGAGTTGGACTGGTTTGCTGATATGATCCCAGAAATTAAGCCTTCAGCTGCTATTCTTATTTTGCCTGAACTGAGGACAGAAACAGTGGTTCCCAACAAGGATAATGTCTCATCAGTGATGCACTTTTCCTCAAAATTCGCTGCAGCAGAAATTACTGAGGTGAGGATTATTAAATTGTGTTATTAGTTTACATATTTCCCTCTCACAGGCAGCAGTTATATTGTcccatttataaagaaaaaaaaaatacactcttTCCCAGTGATAGAAGACTGATGTCCACAACTGGTTTATTAATGTGatcagaaaatgaacaaaatcagTTCCTGTCAATggcatctttttttcttccccaggaaAATGTATTAATAGAAATGCTTGGGCTAAGTGTTAAATAGTTCttgtgaaagtttttttttaatgctgtgatTTTGTAACAGCGGAACCAAAGTGACCCTACTTTTCACGTTTCTGTTATAGTAAATTATGTATGAAGAAATGTATTCTGGCGTCAAAAGACACGTGTTGGGCCCCTTTTAAATTGCCGATCTTTCAAATCTGAATGTGACTTGTTTCAGCAGGTTGCCCTTGTTTGCTCTCTTTCGTTGCAGGGAGAGTCTTCAGGCTGGGGGGAAGATGGTGATCTGAACTGGGACGATAACAGCTGGTGACAGTGGCTGCAAGTCACTTTTCAGGagaaaagatttctttaaaacaaacaaaaaaatcaaactaatACCTCAGAAGCAGGCACTGCAGATGAGAAAGCCCCAAAGCATCCTGATTTTCTCATGTCAGGCGCTCTTTATCCAGTCTACCAATGGAAGGGAGAGGAGACCTGGCTTGCTGGCGGAGAGCCCTGGGCAGTGCAGAGGTTCACAGCCCTTCTCAGAGGGAGAGCCTGTGCGTCTGACAGAGGCCAGTTTCTGTGAAGAGCAAGTGGCTGTGGAAAGGTGGAACTTACTGCTTTCTTCCAGAGCAATTCtggaagtaaagaaaataaacacaaaaattcaaGCTGATTAGCTTAATTCTGTGCCATTTCTTTGTCAGAAGAGTAAACTCTATTATGGAATACAACTTACTGAAAAACTTTTAGCtataaagtatataaatgattttaaattgcTAAGGTTTCCTTAGGcagcttatttatttgtttacagaGGTACTATATGAGTGAGTGGCCCTGTGGAGACCTGGGCAGTTACCGACTGTTCCACTTGTATTACCTTGTACCAAAGTCCTTAATGAGAAATATCCCCCACAATCCTGCTCTCtaaatgtccataaataaagACTTATTTTCACTAGATTCAACTTCATAAAAGTTTTATGTGTTAGATCATGTACAGATATGTCaatattttcatttacaaaatgtaCTATAGGGTAACAAAAATATCATATTCAACTCATTTACCTAGTTGACAAAATGGTCTAGTCCACTAACTCTTCACCTTAGAGTACCTGACGTTTTAGCTTATCAATCCTTTCCTGAAGCGTCTCCATTTCCATCAGGAGCCAGTCTGGAGGAGGAGACTTCTGGAGTAGTAACTCGATCGCCTCCAAGGCTTCTGTTGCCGCTTTCAGTGTTGACCTGTACTCATCTTCTGAGGGGAGCTCGTGACGGGCTCTTTTCACACAAGGCTGGCAAATGAGAAAAACATGTAATGCCATAATCCCCGTTCCAAACAGAACTTTCCTTTTGGACTAAAGCTTACAAGGACAAATTCTAAAATTGTCAAGTTTTATACGAAAATTTTATTCTAGTCTTTGGCTCACAAGGGCAGGAGACCCTTACCCCCGCCTTCATCTGGAGAGAGACATGAAGGCAGTGTTGATTTGCAACAGGGATTCAGGGTGCTACCACAACTGATGCTCAGGGTCCGAGGAAACGAAGAGGTGCTGCCTTGTCCAGTGACTTCAGGTGAGTGTTCTTTAGCCATATAATCTGTCCTTACAAAAAAGCCCCAagtatgaattatttaaaatgcccttttctttttaatgctaagTTTATAATGATGCTTTCACTGCACCAGAAGGAGGACGAAGGGTTAGAgccatacagtttttaaaatcattgtctTCCTACAGATGGTCGTAATATATAAATTCTTTAGGGCTTATTTACACTACTGATATATTTAACTTCGTAGATTTAAGGCATAAAAGTTAACATGTCTTGAAAACCACTTATTGGGTTTTTAAGAGTTGTAACTTATATTTACCATTATGGATTGCCATTCCAAAT
The sequence above is a segment of the Bos mutus isolate GX-2022 chromosome 16, NWIPB_WYAK_1.1, whole genome shotgun sequence genome. Coding sequences within it:
- the SCYL3 gene encoding protein-associating with the carboxyl-terminal domain of ezrin isoform X2; the protein is METVCKVAQATPEFLKSIRSVRDPASIPPEEMSPEFTTLPASHGHARDAYSFGTLVESLLTVLSEQVAADILSSFQQTLRSALLSPSPHCRPVLCSLLCHDFFRNDFLEVVNFLKSLTLKSEEEKTEFFKFLLDRVSCLSEELIASRLVPLLLNQLVFAEPVAVKSFLPYLLGPKKDNMHGEVPRLLSPALFQARVIPVLLRLFEVHEEHVRVVLLSHLEAYVEHFTQEQLKKVILPQVLLGLRDTSDSIVAITLHSLAVLVSLLGPEVVVGGERTKIFKRTAPSFTKTVDLSPEDSPVHVTCSQRSQSLPILKNAPPGIFPKCFSGNMPINSKKHIPRDYYSTFLQTDDQFSQPIKFPINGISEVKITSGDSENFPSSSKKAEEWPDWSEPEEPENKTVNAEVCPADPHAAAQSPLTNLNAEEEPWDDFEPGSLDTEVNLEGGMMPTRPVTSGEQKATPALPSKSSLPPKTSLAQSRDDPDQTKPPKVLSQERRLKVPSELGLGEEFTIQVKKKPVKDPELDWFADMIPEIKPSAAILILPELRTETVVPNKDNVSSVMHFSSKFAAAEITEGESSGWGEDGDLNWDDNSW